Below is a genomic region from Brassica rapa cultivar Chiifu-401-42 chromosome A08, CAAS_Brap_v3.01, whole genome shotgun sequence.
TATCTCTTTGCTAATATCTTacataaatttgaaatattcttTGGTTCATGCAAAACATCATAACACTTATGATATGATATGTGCATAAGTTATTGAACATGATGTCATCTTACGTCTTGATATGTTCTTTGAAGCAATTTATGTGGCTTAAGCACATCAAAAAATTAGGttcatcatcctcatcatcaacATCATTCAACATCCACACAGCCACCtgcataatattaaaaatcatatatataagtacTGAATGTTAGTATATAAGTTGGTTTTATGAACATAAAGAATGATACCATAAACAAAATTGATTCTATAATCAATCATAAGAAATcgtaacaaaaataataaaataaagttaTACACAAAAATATACTAGAATGTTAAGAACATCTGAAAAGAATACAATTCACCATAAAGCTTAACTCTAGATATATGCTCAAGATAGCTAATCTTATCATCATCACTAGAGATTATAGACATTTGTATGTTTCCTTCATCAGTTGTGAGAtgattatttacaaaaatgtgaAATGATGGTCATTTTATCACTCCAGGCAGCTCATTAATTATCTCCACTATATAATCAAAACGGTATTTGTGATAAAGTTCCAACACATGCAACATATTTTCagctagctttttttttttgcgagaATTGCATTGCGTACAACAAAAGGCTCTTGATCAGTTTTGACTTTGTACATCGAAACCTACTTTTTCCTGCTCTTAGCACTGACATATCAATGTTAACTGAATAAAATTCATATTTCTTTTATGCATATACTCTAGAAGCTAAACTAGCTTCTCCTTGATGAACGCTCCGTCCTTTTACTTCAGTCACATTAATAACACTAAAATTTGCTTCTAACATATTTATCTTTGGAAACAATTTGTTCTTATTCTTTCTTGCACCATGTGATtcatgttaaatatatatatatatatatatatatatatatatatagatacttGAAACATATAAATATGCTCACGTTATTAAAGCACGAAAGATTAAGAGAGCAAtacaaaacatacaaaaaaatatatgatgcTCACGTTATTAAAACTGCAACACATACAacattctcaaaacatattGTTACATTCAAATGAAAGAAattattaatatgttaaaattccaccaaacaaaattataaaagaaaaaacctaaaaaaaaagttacttaACACAATGTGTCTACCTAGGGATGTCAAAATGGGTAAActaacccaaaccaaaccatatccaaatggTTTTAAGCTTATATGGGTTTATGGTTTTAACCAATCCATTTGACAAATGGATTGGGTCAATCCATAACTCATTTAAGTTAAtgatttaatagttttaatggTTAACCCATGAGCAATAATTTTATAGCTTAAATGGTTACTAAGTAAAAATATTACTTTGGGgctgaaaacaaaaagaatactTAGACTTTTGATAAATACAATTATATGGTTTTGgtgttaaaaacatttttatgattttagcAGAGAAgataattttgtgattttagtGCGAAAActacttttaacatttttgcgggaaaacaagattttctGTTTTAGTGGAAATACAATTTTATGGTTATGGCAAGAAAACACAGTATTAcggttttggccggaaaatacaatattgcggttttggtgggaaaacatgattttacggttttggcgagaaaactaaattttgcggttttggtgagaaaactcaattttacggttttgcCAAGAAAACATAGTATTAcggttttggccggaaaatACAATATTGCAGTTTTGACAGGAAAACACGATTTTGCgcttttggcgggaaaacacgatTTTGCGATTTTGTCAGGAAATTtcaattttgcggttttggcggaaaaactcaattttacgattttggcaGTAAATTCAATTTTACGGTTTTCACGAGAAAACaggattttgcagttttggtggaaaaactcaatattacggttttggcgggaaaactcaattttgcggttttggcaggaaactcgattttatggttttggcagaaaacttaatattacggttttggcggaaaaactcgagTTCACGGTTTTGGCAATAGTTTCAATTTTACGGTTTCACGAGAAAAcacgattttgcagttttggcgggaaaactcaatatttcgattggcggaaaaactcaatcttgcggttttggcagaaaacttgattttatggttttggcagaaaactcaactttacggttttggcggaaaaactcgatttcacGATTTTGGCATGAGAACACGACTTTGCTGTTTTGGTGTGAAATTTTGATTTTACGGCTTTGGCGGGAAATTATGTCATATGTTCAGTTAAAATCGCTATCTGTTTTCAGtttattttccaaaattttaggTTTGTAAAAGTTATAACACATTAAAATCGTatcttaatttattattttagttccGATAAACTAGAGTTTTTAAGGTCATTTGGCTTTTAACCATAAACTATGGttgtatctatttttatttaaaaaatccctattttattttatatggttacATAATGGATTTTCTATAAGATTTTactaaaacagaaaataaactaatttagttttggtaattttaatatatcattttatCGTATTTTTTGTGAAtccaatatttattatttacacAAAGGTGCGGAAAAATAATGGAGTTGTAAGTAGTTAGAAATAAAAGAGCAACAGTTATGTGGAAGCACCCTAGCCTATTGGTTAaagtttaaaggcttctacacccaagtctcgggttcgaatcccagactatgaaATTTCTTGCAGATTATAGGATGCAAAGCTTTCGGAGGTTCCAGAGTACTGTAAGCAGAGCCGTTCGTTGTGGTCGCCAGTTGCGGTGAGAGCCTGTCCATCGAGGATGTCGTACATGCAGAACCGTCTGTGGTTTCAAGTGTTTCGGGGAGAGCTTCATCGTGGAATCATTATTCGTGAAGCTGTTAATCAATATTGCATATGTTGCAGGTAGTTGATCATCATATGTAATAGATTTAGAGATTATATGATGATGTAATGTGTTACCCAACGTTAAAAAAAGAGCaacatttataaatatgtgcttatttatctacaaataataataaggaCAAGGTTGTTATTTCTTAATATTATTACATGTCAGTTCGATATTAGCGGCTTGATCTctataactatttattagatCATCCCAATTTCAAAACTCTTTATCATTTATCCAAGATCAATGATTTGAGTTCgcaatattttatttccttGAATCCGATTTAAAGAACTCTCTGAAGATATAGGCGCATCAAATTTTTCTTCTGAAAAGTGAACATTGCAAGCTACTCAAAAGGTATCGGAGAAACAATAAATATCCATTGCATTGTAACATAAATTCATTTCTTTATATTCTCAGAGTAACCAAATACAGTTTGGTTCGAATCAGGTTAATCATAGGgtattaaattaatactcgactttcgatttataaatttaatgtgttGTATACACAAATAAACTTTGAtcaaagaaaatatacaaaatggACTTTCATTATAGATGGAAagtaatcttttattttaaaatgaaactatTTTATTTCGCAAGTATCAACtttgttatttattgttttttaataatgcatacatttaaaaaaaaattgcaatgaaataaaataattaatttaatggAAAGCCAAAAAGTattcaaaacatttttttttgaaaacctaAAATATTCTCAAACAATTAACAAAAGTTAGTCAAAACTGCAAACAATCACTAATTAGTAGTCTTATCGTGTATGGTAAAGATTTAaataaactcataaaagttTAGTCAAAATTTCCAGATAATTTATTACTTGTATTTATGGTAGAAGGTTGAATAAGGATATTGTATTAATATGgtaagaaaattaaacaaaacattatAATATGGTAGAGCTAAAATTCAAAACACATATGCTATATATATCTGAGTAACTTAGTCAAGATTTCTTATGCATCTTTTCAACTAACTAAATATAACTGGGATTCAAGAGAGCAGTCAATAAATAATTTCTATCAGTTTTTAAGGTACACATGAAATTTTATGATAAATCTAATCACTAGTGATATTATTACATATCAGATTTTTATATTGCATCACTATCACAGAATATATTAATCTTTGTCATAATATGCttagttttgaaattatattgatTTACTTATAAGAAATAATACATATTCCCAAtttgatattttgaaagttctttaaatagaaaaattataatCGTAAAAGGCCtgtaattatatgttttagAATAGTGCTTGTCCATTTCCGTCGTGTTACAGAAatttaaattacattttttcTAGTGGCTCACATTATTGTATAGACTaaggaaatattttttcttaatctcttgaaatattaaattttcaaaacaataaattatatagcattaattaattatttgcttgcaatttttgatttatattacTTAATGCAATTTTTGAATCTCTTTGATTTCCCAGTTCATATAACAGAATCTcattattatttctttaaataaaatttaggagtacaaatacttaaaattgtttgtaattatatgtagtaaaaaaaattatgttagatTCTTGGAATTGAATGCTGTTATTCatagtattattttgaaatttacaggAATTGATGTCAAAAGAGATGGCTAAAATAAATCGAGATGTGCTAATGCTAAGAGAAGATCAGGCTCCTAACGTTGAAGCAAGCTTGAGCCAATCTGATCCAAGGAAGATTTCAATGGTTGGAATTAAACCTCACATACCTGACTTGAATGTGAAACCTTGTTCTGATTCCAACGaggaagaaaaaggagaaattGCAAAAGAATTTCAGAATCTTGCAGGTTTAAAAATTCATGATGCCTGTTACGTTGATCATAAGCTTTTGTACGAGCTTGAGGTCGAGATCATTGCTCGTCTACCATGCTTTGAATACTGGAAACTGCAGTTTCTTAACAAGAAATTCTTGCAGTTATTAAAGAGCTGTGAAATTTTCAGGGTGAGACAAGAAAAGGGACTTGCGAAACCCTATGTGATTTTGCATTCAGGGGCTGTATCTAATTGGGAAATGTTTGATAAGGATTTTAAAACCTTTCGGAGACTTCCTAAGGTTCCTTCTTCTGACTATTGCTTTTTCTACAGCGATAAGGAAACAGTTAGTGTGGGTACTCAACTAATTGTCATAGGGAGAGAAATAGATGGAATTGTGGTGTTTCGCTATGAGCTAGAGAATCATAAGTGGTTCAAAGGTCCTTCAATGATCACACCGAGGGCCATGTACGGTTCTGCGAGCCATGGTAAAACCGCATTTTTTGCAGGAGGCATTAAAATGGATGAAAATGGGAACCCTGTTGTTGTGCAAACTGTAGAAAAGTATAATGCTGATACAAAAATGTGGACTATGATTAATGGAATGCATAAAGCAAGGAAGTTCAGCTCAGGATGTTTCTTGCGTGGAAAATTTTACGTCCTCGGTGGCCGAGATGATAATGATAAACACCTCACTTGTGGAGAAAGTTATGATGAGACGACCAATTCTTGGGAGTTGATACCTGACATGCTAAAAGACATGACAGTCATTGCGCATTCCCAATCTCCGCCTCTTATTGCTGTGGTTGATGACAATCTATACATGTTAGAAACATCTTTGAACGAGCTTCGGGTATATGATATAAACACAAATATTTGGAAGAAACTTGGTGTTGTCCCTGTGAGCGCAAACGCTGCCTTCGGTTGGGGGATTGCGTTTAAATCGATGGGAAACAGACTTCTGGTGATTGGAACTTCTCACTCTAGGCATAGGAAGACAGTAGTTCACTCATGCCGTCCTTCTCCAAACGTGAAAGAGCAGCACTGGGAAGAAATAAAACATTGGTGTATTGGTGCTGAGCTCCCACAGTTTATTCATAATTGTTGTGTGATGTTTGCTTAAAAAATTTTCCAAGGAAAACTTGGaaacttatttgtttttgcattTGTGCTTAAAGTTGTTGCATTTGGTTTTAAgttgtttggtttgtgtttttctgatctttttttgtttttaatttgggATAAAAATGctgttgttttttgtttgttttaagtGCTTATGTTTGTGAAAAAATACTAATGTTGTCTATGTAatggttatttatttattttggttttgttttttcccTCTTCAGCCATAAATGTCAGTGACAAAATGGGTAAACCAACCCAAACTAAACCATATCCAAATGGTTTTAAGCTTATATGGGTTATGGTTTTAACCAATCCATTTTGACAAATGGATTGGGTCAATCCATAACTCTTTTAAGTTAATGATTTAATGGTTTTAATGGTTAACCCATGAACAATAATTATATAGCTTAAATGGTTACTAAGTAAAAATATTACTTTGGAgctcaaaacaaaaagaatactTAGACTTTTGATAAATACAATTATATGGTTTTGgtgttaaaaacatttttatgattttagcAGAGAAgataattttgtgattttagtGCGAAAActacttttaacatttttgcgggaaaacaagattttctGTTTTAGTGGAAATACAATTTTATGGTTATGGCAAGAAAACACAGTATTAcggttttggccggaaaatacaatattgcggttttggtgggaaaacatgattttacggttttggcgagaaaactaaattttgcgattttggtgggaaaactcaattttacggttttgcCAAGAAAACATAGTATTACTGTTTTGGCCGGAAAATACAATATTGCAGTTTTGACAGGAAAACACGATTTTGCgcttttggcgggaaaacacgatTTTGCGATTTTGTCAGGAAATTtcaattttgcggttttggcggaaaaactcaattttacgattttggcaGTAAATTCAATTTTACGGTTTTCACGAGAAAACaggattttgcagttttgagttttcaaggctcctaagacaaatgctgtagtataaatgattgtcgaaccagttctgagagatatcaaagcaccgagaatgcaagtaatcacttaatctaagtgcaatcaatgatttagatgggtttttaaactatgactaattaaaagaaataactaaatgatactttcttaactattggaaaagagaactcatggatatagggattagacctcgggtgatcaagtttcgaactaaagatggcaaacgatcaatcaatctattaaccttaagcttggacacaatcctaaacaaactctatgtctagatgaatgttcatttacttaacacaattcaaacatcaaatgtctttggttgaataatatgaaagcaatcataacCAGCAAGTCCAatggctatcttagcacctctaacaacaaatgtctttggcaaagtatgctaaaagctaagaagagttgtctcgggcatttcctcgaacacctttcgggggGAAATGCCTAAGATTCAactactgagtggccaactcagaagatgcattatgctcactcaactagcaaggaaatatgaatgatctacactaaaacatcatagttctaacctaatcaccctcaatctccctaacccatgaattcaaaagggattactcactaatctccatgattcctcttaaacccatgttggatttcagattaatcatgtagagaaacacaggaaaaatagataagaacacagaattctcaataataaactgatcaattgattcaaagagatgactttccaaaggtttttggtggtttttctaagaacaaagataaTCCCCTcttggtggcttacagagtattaaaacataggttttcagaataaaaaacgtgcaaaataaaatgacaaaaaggCCCTTGAGAAAACATGAATTCGAGCAGATAGGCGACGCGCAGCGACCTCGGCAAGTCGctccagcacgtcgctctgggcttcgggagcgacctcgctgggtcgctgcgagaggtcgctccgagagcgatttCGTGTTTCCGAGAACCAAaatggcgagcgacttctccctgtcgctctggtaaggtcgctccaagcttcgggagcgacttcagcacgtcgctctggaaggtcgctccgaggtcaaaatgtgtgtctccggatgtgaaaacgcgagcgactttgtgcagtcgctctggatgagtcgctccgggatgtggtgcacagcgacctcatgccgtcgctccgagaagtcgctccaggcagtgctcgtccaaagaccactctaatcacctcctttgagctccaaatgcacccaaatgtctccagaaactccatgtggtacttaaatacctgatagagacatatgtatgcaaaatgcaacctagacatggctaaatcctaatctatatgatgaaaatgcacatgaataaatggataagacaatgtaaatatgcaagatatcaactcccccaaacttgttcttttacttgtcctcaagtgaactttctagaactcataaggagagaggtttgaaggtgggagctcatagccaaaagaaacacaactagcaaacataattagcacactctcttattacactctagcttctctaggcctatctcaacTCCTTTTGTccctacactcatcatcaagcatccacacattcaaatcaaccaactctcacattcattaagcagaaaacatcaggtgaattcttgcaaatggtctgttggtccaagtcatttggttgggaaagggaaggcttttattcaagtgattcaagaggttcaaaacatatgatctttaaggtggtttactctcaaaacaagtagccttgacattgcacataatatatctaagaaagggaccaactcatgcatacaatgctcaatctccattattctacccttttcccaaacatacaattacacaatcattcccaaatgtcaaacccaactcacatctctcaccaataGATCCTAAGAAttttaactctttctttttgaaatctaccagggatttttctacaacctcaaaacatttcttagctcctaacaactttgctagcccccttttctttcttttcttttttttttcgatttcttttcttttttttttttttttttttttttttaggttgggggccaagacttttcaaaactagagctagaggttctctacttatcccagaaaatcaattcacttaagcacaaagagtctatcctttttatttttcatttctcccaaatcatgatcacaacactcaccctcccacctatagctagacaaaagagtgtccaatctagcaaaaatgaagatcaagcattgttcgttcccgatactctcaacattatgcgcatgtaagactttccgaagaaggcctcactcatcaaacaatgaaagcttaaaaggaaggaaaggttttgggagtggtctaccactagagtttgtcaaaaagattggcataaaagatgtgacaactccagtgtgtatagccatgactcagtacacaagggaccctaagcaagaagcattaagttcattcatttctaataaggttgtagttggcttcaaagactgagtttcagcaatcaacaagtttcaagaagagttttcaaggctcgaaacatacaagtcttttcgaGAGGTGCATGGCTACTCaatggtgcaacgtagtgttctttacaaggcatttaaaatcattgctcccaatgcaagtgaatgcacctatatgctctagactctcctaatggtgcaaatgatgcaaactaaatgaaaaatctttttttttttttttttatgcaaataggtgtgcaatgcatgactcaaatgaaacacaatcaaagcaaacatgatcaaatgcttggtacctcccccaaacttgagttacacagtctctgtgttgtcaaagaaagaaggagataccgagaagaaaactaatatgcaaaaaatgAGATGGTATATACAAGGAAGAGAAAGAAGTACCTCCTATGGATAATAGGTGGGGGCAGATGCCCCAGCATCGTCGTCGTCAGGAGGGAAGGTGGTGTAGTAACCACCGGATGCTGAACCGGAGCCTCCATACCATGGCTGGCTCTCAACCTCGTCAATCTCGTGCTCACTGTCAGAAGAAGCGAGGGATGGGGATTTGTTGCCGGAAGTGGAAGGTTGAGTGGGTGGGTTCCTCCACTTACGCTGAAGCTGCGCAGCAGTGAGGGGGAAGCCAAGAGCATCAGGCGGGGGTGGGGGCTGGGGGTTTGAGGTGTTCGCGAAAGCGAAATCTGCTGAGCTACATCCAGCTATTCCTCCCCTAGTTAAGACATCAGCTACtttcttcatgaacttggctgaAGTCTTTGCCTGCTTCTTCACAGTCTTGCTGAGCGCCTTGCACTTATCCTTCAGCTTTGCTATCGTTCTGTCCTGAGCTTTGTTCCACCTCTGGAGACGGCCAATGTGGTCATGAGCATCACGGAGAGCTCCAGGGGGAAGGACTCCGTCATGGGGCTTGAAGTAGTAGCGCGGAGGTCCATAGATATGCTCAGACGTGTCTGCAACAGGCGGGTCAGGTTGCGTAGGGACACTCCTTCTCCTTGATGAAGCTGCTTGAATTGGATCGAGAGGCCCGTGTTCTCCGAGAAAGTACTCCTGGggaatgttgaagctgacagctCCTGGTATCTCTAAACTCGTCAGGTTCCGGTTTGGAAGAACCACCTCGACTGGCTTGCCCTGCAAGTAGTAGTGGTAGACGTAGTCCTTCCCATACATCCCACTGAAATAGGTGGCAATCCTCAAGTAGGTGCCATCAATGAACCTAGGCCCCGCTGCGTCCTTTCCCAAGGGAACATTCAGAAATTGGAGCAGTGGTGTGATCATTCCGCCTATCCCCATCTTTGGGCGCGAATCAGTGGTGTACCACGCCCAGTCTCTGTAGTGTTCGAGACGGCCCACAAAGAAACTGACCATCCCAAAGGTAGCATAGATATCAGTGCTGGGAAGGGGTAACACTCCAGGTTGAGCGTAAGGACGGATAGCCGGACAGAGCAGTCGCATGTCTTCCTCAGTAACATTACCAGCTTGCTTCCGTGGGTAGAAAGCATGGACTAGCAATCTGTGGAGGTAGCGTACAGACGGGTGTCGGATGTGTGAGTTCTTGTCAGCCCCGGTAGAGTGCCTGTTTCCAGTGATCAACTTCCAAAGCTCTGTGGGGAGGTTCTCACACTTGGGAAGTGAGTGGTCTTCTAGGTCTTGGAACCCCATGACCCTCCCAATGTCCTTGAAGTTCATGTTGTATTCCCTTCCATTGACCTTGAACGTGATTTTTCCCATCCTTGCCTCACATGCGCCGTGTCGTGGTAAGTGACCACAAGAGAGGATAGGAACTGACAAGTGACATCCTTGTAGAAAGGATAAGCCATGGTGAGGAGTTTTGGCATCTTCAAATGTCCCAGCATCGCCTCAATATCGGATTCTAGGCCCAACTCCTTCAGCAAATTGAGGTCGGCGAACCTGGTTGGAGTCCAAGTGACCCCATTCTTCAAGTGATCATACAGCTCCTCCACAGATGGAGCTTTTGCCCTGTCTCGATCAACAGCAACCCCTTTTCCTTTGGACATCTTGGCTTTCTTCGTGGGTGCCTGCTCATCAGCACTCTCAGTTTCACTCTCCTCATGAGTGGGAACTGCTACACTTTTCCCAGCCCTCTTCTCTTGTTCTTGCGATTTCCTTGCAGCCAAAGTCTGCTGTCGAACGGTTCTCTGCGTCCCTGACCCAGTTGGCTCGCAGGATAAAGCTTTTCCTCTTAATGCAAACTctgttctttcagcttcttgcTTCTCAGCTTCCAACTTTCCCTTTGTCTTCTTAACCATTTTCACCTGAAGAAGTAAAAACTTGAAAAGGGATAAGTAGTTGGAAGTAAAGAAAAACAGGATTTTGCAAGAGAAAATTGCAAAAGTGAACTTAACAAATGAATTATCAATTTAAACTCAAGTTCAACACAATGCAACAATTCTCACTCTTGTAACACCTTAACACATCTAGTTCACCCACAAACTCACCCAATTAAGGTCAAATTCGAAAATCCCTAATTCCATGAACCCTAATTTTGCCAAAGTGCAAATTAAACTCAATTTCACCATTAATTCAACAACCCAACTTGATAGATAAACTTTCCCTAGTCTATTTCACCACAATCTAGCAAGAAAGTGACCAAATTTCGACTTTCAAATTCTAGGGTTCATGGACCTacgaatttgaatttaaaaactcAAT
It encodes:
- the LOC117127148 gene encoding F-box/kelch-repeat protein At3g27150-like, which encodes MSKEMAKINRDVLMLREDQAPNVEASLSQSDPRKISMVGIKPHIPDLNVKPCSDSNEEEKGEIAKEFQNLAGLKIHDACYVDHKLLYELEVEIIARLPCFEYWKLQFLNKKFLQLLKSCEIFRVRQEKGLAKPYVILHSGAVSNWEMFDKDFKTFRRLPKVPSSDYCFFYSDKETVSVGTQLIVIGREIDGIVVFRYELENHKWFKGPSMITPRAMYGSASHGKTAFFAGGIKMDENGNPVVVQTVEKYNADTKMWTMINGMHKARKFSSGCFLRGKFYVLGGRDDNDKHLTCGESYDETTNSWELIPDMLKDMTVIAHSQSPPLIAVVDDNLYMLETSLNELRVYDINTNIWKKLGVVPVSANAAFGWGIAFKSMGNRLLVIGTSHSRHRKTVVHSCRPSPNVKEQHWEEIKHWCIGAELPQFIHNCCVMFA